Part of the Elusimicrobiota bacterium genome, AAATACGTGACAAATCCCGGCGTCTCGACAAGTTTTCTGTAGGCGGCGTAGGCTTCCCCAGACAGTTGTTCCATTTCAGTGATAAATTCCTTCTGGACCGTGTGGGGATTAAATTCGTTCTCCAGACCGGCCGCCATGACGCTTCCGGTCAGAATGGAGAGATGAAAAAGTGCGGCGTCAGGGTTCGCGTATTTAGAAGAAATAACTTCCCCTTGTTCGGTCATTTTGATGCGACCGCGTAAGGTCTTGGGAGGAAGGCCCAGGACGGTTCGGTGGGCTGGTTTCCCCCCTCGCGACAAAGACCCTCCCATCCCGTGGAAGAATTTAAGAGTTATTCCGTGCCGGTCGGCGACATCCGTCATCCCCGATTGCGCTTTGTAGATTTCCCATTGGGAAGTAATTGTGCCCCCGTCTTTGTTGGAGTCCGAATAGCCCACCATTACCTGTTGCAATCCTTGACGCAGAGCCAGGCTTTTTTTGATGATCTCTTTAGAGAAAAGGGCCTCCAGCATGGCGGGCGATCGCCGTAAATCTCCAATGGTTTCAAACAAGGGGACGATGGACAGGGGTGAGGCTCCGTTCGTGAAACCGCCAGCTTCTTTAAAAAAGAGGTAGGCCATCAGGAGGTCCGACACGTGCCGTGTCATGGAGATGATGTAAGACCCCACACCGTCCGGATCAACCTGACGGCGCGACCAGACAATGGCCCGAAAGGTGTCGAGGACTTCTCGGGTCTGTCCCCCGTAAGTGGCACGATCGCTTTGAAGTGGTTCAGGGGAAGCCAAACGCGACAGGAGCCATTCTTGCCGGGCTTCCTCATTCAGGTCTCGATAGGAACGGTTCTCCGCGGCCAACCGGAGTTCATCCATGGCGTTTTCGAGGACTTCGCTGTTTTCCCTTATGTCCAGACGGGCCAGATGAAATCCAAAAGTTTTGACCCGGAATTCCAACGGTTGAAGCCAGGTTTCGCCTGCGGAAAACCCCCCGTGGGTTTCAAGACTTCGTCGCATGAGAGCCAAATCCGCAAGAAATTCCGCCGGATTTCGGTAGGCGTGATCTGGGAAAATGGGATCGGTGCCGTTCGCAGAGAGAGCTCGCCGCCGGGCGGATATTCGTTCCCGCATAATACCCAACTTGACTCGGTAGGGTTCATGGGGGTTTCGCTCGGCAAGGGTTTGGAAATGGGGAAGAGTTTCGGAATCACGTTCAATGGATTCCTTGAACGCTTCGGAGACCTCAATCCCGTGGATCGAATGGGCGAAACGTTTAATCAAGTTCGCTAATTCTTCCTCATAAAGTTCCAGGATAAATGACGCGTGGCGCCGGAGGGTTTGGCGTGTGATCTCGGCTGTAACGAAAGGGTTGCCGTCTCTATCCCCGCCTCGCCAGCTGGAGAACTGCATCACAGGAGGAATTTCAAAAGACTCGTCAGGGAATTGTTTTTTCAGCACTCGGTCCAGGCGAGAAAGCAGAACGGGGGTCAACGGATAGAAAGACGCCTTGAAAAAAAAGAGACCGTTTTCAACCTCGTCGACCACCCGCGGTTTTTCTAAGAAAATGTGCCCGGTATGGAAAAGCGTTTCGATTTGAGCGCGCAGACTATCGGTAATTTCCTCTTTTTCTAGGGTGGTGAGGTTCTCACCATCGAGTTTTTGAAGGTCGGCATAAATCAGTCGGTGGGCTTCCAAAACGGAAACCCGTTTGGCTTCAGTGGGGTGGGCGGTGATCACGGGTTGAATTTCAAAACGGCTTAGAAAAGAGCGTATGGTTTCCGGGGAAACGGTATGGCTCGCCAGTGTGTCAACCACGGAAGAAAACGTCCAGAGTGGGGCGTGGCCCGCGTCCGCGTCCATTTCCATGCGCCGGCGCATTTTCGCTGCGCAGGACTCTTCCGCGATGTTCAGCAAATGAAAAAAAATGGATAGGGCTTGTGTCCACTTCTCTTGGGCCGTGGGATCGTTCACCCCTCGTTCCTGGAGTTTGTCGGCTTCTTTCGTCGTCTGCCCTTTCCCATTAGGAAGGGAGGGAATCACGAATCCTTCGCTGGCGTGGCCCAAAACTTCTGCCAGTAATTCGGTGAGGAGAGTGGCTTCTTTATGAAAGGCTTCTGTGTCCCACTGTGTGATTGTTTCAAAATCAGTCAATTGAATGGTCCGCCTTTAAAGGGATTGTGCATGGAAGTAAACCGCCACCCATTGTACCAATTCCCGGGGGGGACTCACGGGCCACGCTCTCAAACCCTGGCAATAGTCGAGCCTAATGCAAAACACGGGTTAAATTCATATGATGGGGCCAAGCCAGAGATTTATTGTTGATTCAGGGAGCCCAAAACTCCTTGGAGGTTGGCCAGGTGGGGTCGCGGTGGCCAGTGGCCACCGATTGCGACGGGCTGGAACGCGCCCAGGGCCGAAGGCTGTGTGCCATGTGGCACACGATGAGGACGGGTCGAAGACCCAGGCAACCAGATCGTGGCCCTCCCTCATGGAAGTATCCCTTTAGGAGGGATGGCCGAGTGGTTGAAGGCGCCGGTCTTGAAAACCGGTGTGGGTGCAAGCTCACCGGGGGTTCGAATCCCTCTCCCTCCGCCATTTGCTGAGGAACAAACTTCACAGACGAGCCCAATCGAGTCATTCGGTTGGGTTCGTTGCTTTTGGGGGCGGGCGGAAGGGCGGCGTCCGAGACCGGGTCG contains:
- the ppc gene encoding phosphoenolpyruvate carboxylase — its product is MTDFETITQWDTEAFHKEATLLTELLAEVLGHASEGFVIPSLPNGKGQTTKEADKLQERGVNDPTAQEKWTQALSIFFHLLNIAEESCAAKMRRRMEMDADAGHAPLWTFSSVVDTLASHTVSPETIRSFLSRFEIQPVITAHPTEAKRVSVLEAHRLIYADLQKLDGENLTTLEKEEITDSLRAQIETLFHTGHIFLEKPRVVDEVENGLFFFKASFYPLTPVLLSRLDRVLKKQFPDESFEIPPVMQFSSWRGGDRDGNPFVTAEITRQTLRRHASFILELYEEELANLIKRFAHSIHGIEVSEAFKESIERDSETLPHFQTLAERNPHEPYRVKLGIMRERISARRRALSANGTDPIFPDHAYRNPAEFLADLALMRRSLETHGGFSAGETWLQPLEFRVKTFGFHLARLDIRENSEVLENAMDELRLAAENRSYRDLNEEARQEWLLSRLASPEPLQSDRATYGGQTREVLDTFRAIVWSRRQVDPDGVGSYIISMTRHVSDLLMAYLFFKEAGGFTNGASPLSIVPLFETIGDLRRSPAMLEALFSKEIIKKSLALRQGLQQVMVGYSDSNKDGGTITSQWEIYKAQSGMTDVADRHGITLKFFHGMGGSLSRGGKPAHRTVLGLPPKTLRGRIKMTEQGEVISSKYANPDAALFHLSILTGSVMAAGLENEFNPHTVQKEFITEMEQLSGEAYAAYRKLVETPGFVTYFRQCSPLDAIGKLNIGSRPAKRKQTAGIEDLRAIPWVFSWTQNRHLLPAWYGAGSALGQALKDPARAPLLSRMYTDWRFFNNAVMSLKISLLAVDMEIAQSYAALCKDPEIRDTIFSSVRVEFDKTVAAVLRLTGTQSIEEGLTRAAQAASLRHPSLDKINRLQIDLLRQWQDSGGNETDMSRLLLTINCIAAGLRNTG